A region of the Electrophorus electricus isolate fEleEle1 chromosome 7, fEleEle1.pri, whole genome shotgun sequence genome:
GGGGTGTGCGGTGCAAGCCGGCTGTGCAGTGGGGGCTGCAAGGATCTCTGGACATGATGCAGGTCTGTGAAGTAGGTCATTCTTCATCCTGGAAAAACTGGCGGTTGTGTCTCCTATTGTGTGGGGGCTGAGAGAGGGGCAACCATTGCCCAGGACTGCCACAGAGCAGGGATGCATGCAGTGCACATGCAACAGGAAGTCAGAAGATGTGGTAGTGATGTAATCGCACTGGCTGCATGTGCACAGCTTCTCTTCTGTGAAGGAGAAGAGGCAGAGATCAGCActgcaaaaccaaaacatttccaGAAAAGACACCTAGCAAATGAGGAACACCCAATAAATGAatagaaatgttctttttaaattgtttacttatttactaGTAGCAGCAGCCAGTTACATTCAGCAACTAGAGGGGACAGTGGAAGAGAACTGCTCTTAGTATTAATATACCAATTGCACTGAAATTGTGTGCCACACCAAATTTCTAGAATCCATTTTTAGAGATTCTTAAAGCTAATAGTGAAACAATTCTTACACATTCTTACAGGTATTGTTATCACACTGATCTTAGAGAAGTTGAGCAAGCTATGCTACGACATAATTTATCCAATATATCTCTGCTCTAATGGGAACTCGTACTGAGCAGTGGCCACAAAATGGTGCCACACACTTGGCATCTCCTAATTCTCTTACAGGCAACTGGTGAGTATTTGTATAGAGTGCACCAACAAAAcatccattttacatttttaacatttacattttaatcagtacATGCATATGGCCTGAAAGGTTGATGATATGGCCCCTGGACCAGGCCATATGACCATGTCTGAGTGGGAGCAGAGGAAGCAGTGTCTGCTTCTCTACCAGCCTGCACATAAGGTCGGATGCTCACTACTGCCTCAACAAATAAGCTTTCACTTCCCAATCTCCATAAGGAAAGACCCAGTAGGGCAGAACATACCAAagagtttttttgtgtttggcttGACAGAGTGTCGAGGCCGTTAAGCAGTCTTTGTTTGGCCTgtgtgagatttattaagggcaaatccagaatcacaGTCACTAGTGTGGTCCTGGGTCATTGAGCTGGCATGGATAGATCCAGTACACATAGTCAAccaaaagagacaaaaaacacTCGATAACAGAATAGGTAAACAGGCTACAGGTGGCATCTGTCCTCCAGCTCACTTGAGCCCCCCCCATTCCCCCACCCCATGCCCTCTTCTCATCTGATCTCCCCATCACTTTGCCAGAATGGTAATGCAATCTTGCCTTGCTTCTTGTGTTCTCCTTGTTAGAACTATGCAGCTATAAATAACTCCACTGACCCACGCTGTCAGGCTCAGAAATGGGCAAGGTCAGAGTGAGGTCACAAGGAGATCTTAGACCATCTACCTAATGAAAGGACGCCTCATGAAACATCTGTGCCACCACTGGTATCATCAtcgtcttcatcatcatcatcatcatcaatcaAGTAAAATGCCTGCTACTAATAAGCCATATTAGGATAAAAAGGCAAATTGGCATTTTATCCAAATGGTCTTCCTTACACCTTCTGCTTTCATGTCAAAAGCTGTTAAGTACTGACTGTCTacagcattctctctctgctttaaaatggcaacaAGAGAGTTTGCTTTAaggaaataaaaagaagaaaaaaaaaacactcattcACACTGAGGGCTGGTTTCCTGAGACAGGAAGTGCTGAAATAGCAATAGAGTGAAATAGCaatggagtgtgtctgtgtgtagagaTTCTGTGTGAGCCAGCAGTGGGAAATCCAGATACTCACACATGTTAAACCACTTATGACTCACTGTTACAAAGCCTCATAATACCAAATACACTACAACCAGCTCTAATGAACACACAGACCATGTAATTGGTCAAAGTCAGGGAATTTGATCTAAATTGTGAGAATGTTACAGGCTTTGGTGTATTTTATAAAAAACTGACAGAGGGAGCCACCCACCACTGAAGCACCACTAGCGGTCTCTTGTGTGactgtgcgtatgtgtgagatATATTGGAGACACCTGGAAAAAACAGACATCTATCAAGTATTTCACAAGCAGGTTGACTTGCTGGTCAAGTGCTGCCAAAATCATGGGCTGTTGGGGAGAAAACACCCCTAATGTTCATTGAGCCACTGAAATACATATTCATCTCTCCGCTCTTAATATCCATAAGTCGGACACCATCAGATAACCCCACCCCAGGGGGAACGAAGATCATTGACCAACATCTCACATGTGGATCTCCACTGTTACAGCCTCTGCCTATTTCCTCCTTTATATGAAAACATCAGTACATTCAGTACCTTAAAGACAGGATTTTAGGTATCTTACAACATATGGGCATAGTGGGAATACAACATTTCCACAAAAGAAGTAAAGGAAAAAGGTCTTATTCTAATGTGTCATGGTTAGTGTTGAGACAATGCAGACAGTCTCCACTGTCAAGGGCAGCCATTTCATTTCCAGAGGGGGGCTGTTTTGATGTCTGTTTTGACATCAAAGTATTCTAAGTTATAAATACACGTCTGGCATTTGtaacaaaacacttgaaaattAGTAGAAAATTAATCACTTTGTGATGATTTTAATTACAGCTCTTCTGCCTTAGGAGATAAGGCTGCGCTATACAAATATAGCAATTGATGCACAAAATTCAACCTCAAGGTAATGTAgtgaaaaaaatgcaattattttttgcaaacaatgataaaaaatacaattataaatgtgttttataatcTACTGAGtggtagaaaaaaacaaatgtctcaCATATTCTTAATTTTAAGTTACTTTTGCAAAATAGCCACTTCTTTGCTCCACAGACACTTGTACTGAGGGTTAAAGTGTGTGGGAGTTCAGGTGATGGTAGTCAGTAGACCAAACCACTGTGATGCATCTTACAAATGTTATCTGCCCCCCACCGCCATAATTCCCTACCCTGTTTACGATGTCATCTGACAAAGATGGTAGCCTCCTAAATATTATTAATTCAGAAGGTAGCACAGCATTTGGATGTTCTGTaggaaatgcagaaaaaaaaaaaaaaaaaaaaaaaaagctttttaaaaaatgtattttaaatgatgtCCCACTCACCGGTTGCCAACTGCTGCGTGCTCTTAGCTGCTCTGCTATTGgcagctctctctcccagtcGCTGTGTGCTGCACGTTGAAGTGCTGGATGGACTGGGTGACCCCGAGTCTGCTTCCCCCCCAGAGCTCCTGCTATCCCTGCGGTGAGTTCGGATGTGAACAGACAGGCGTCTACGGTTGCGGAACACCTTTCCACACTCAAAACATTCGCTGGGCTTGATATTAGAGGAGCGCCGGGCAACTCTAGAACATGGCAGGTACTCAGTATCACTCAGGAGCTTAGGAGACTCTGCAGTGCTATTGCCAGACCCGCCCATGCTATTGCGCCGGCCCTGACGTCTCTCTGGCCCTTTTGGAATGAGTAGCCATGGTGCCCCTTGATCCAGCATATCTGCAGAAGTTGAAGCCTCACTGCCACTCACAGACTTTATTAAGTGGCCCCTAGTGGCCAGCTGCCAGGCCTGTACACTGCATACAGGATTCAGCTCTGTGACCCTGTAACCCAGCCTGCTACTCTCATTATCTCCTTTTTCAGTGTTCACTACAGGCTGGAGGAACAGGTACTCCATGAAGCTTCTTTTAGCTGCTGGGGACTGATGATCGTTCTCTGATGGAGTCTGATCACACTGCTTCTGTCCGGCTCTGCTGAGATTGTGCACTTGGATATGGACCTTCAGGCTCTCTCTGCTGTGAAAGATGTGGCCGCACTCTGTACAGAGCTCATAGAGGCAGGTGGAGCCAGGGTCTGTGGTGGTCTCTGGGTCCTGAGACACACCATTGGTGAGCAGCTGGTACTGGGTTGTGGGTCGGCCATGAGCCAATGCCCTGCTCTTGCTGTGAGTCCTCATGTGACTCTTAAGAAACCAGACCTGGCTGAAGCTCCggccacacacactgcagctgtggcAAGGAGTGCAGTGCTTCCTGCGGTGGACTTGGAGGAGAGAGGCCTGGCTGAAGCTCTTACTACACAGCTCACAGGTGAAGATGctctcaccctcatcctcaccctcTGCCTCAGCAAGAGAGCCACACTGTTCTGGATCAGTGGTGATGTGCACCTTCTCGATGTGGCTGAGGAGCTGGTCCTCCCTCTGAGCCTCGTGTCCACATAACCGGCAGCGGAGCCACTGCATtactctcctcttttctctctttagGCTCCGTCCGAATGTCTTCCCATTCATTTCTCCTTTATAGGTTGAGATGGACTTGGTGGGCGTGGCTTCTAGCCCCTCGTTCACACCAAGCTTCGTGTTGCCATTGTCCCCTACCTCTTCTTCCTGCAGACTAGGGCTGATTAGCATGCTCAGTTTGTGGGTGCGAATGTGCACCTTCAGGTTGCCCTTCTGTGAGGCACGGTGGGGGCAGTATGGGCATTTGTAAGGCCGGGATCCTGTGTGCCGTCTCATGTGCTGCGACAGAGAGCTGAGGAAGGAAAAACTCCGCCCACACACTGTGCAGTCATATGCTACTGATCTGTCTGGCTCTGCGTGTAGCAGGCTGGGGGAGTCTGCTGCTCTGAACCTGGGGTTCATGCTGGATCCTGCAGTACTTGGATTCTGCTCCTGCTCATCAATAAGCACACTCGACACTGGAGTCGCGCTTTGAACTCAACCTTCTGAAAGACTCTCTCAACAGGAAGTGCATGGGCTATAATGTAGCACCAGCAGGTCTGACTCCATGTGCAATTTCCTCGCAGTATATTAGCTGGCCACAATTCCCAGAGATCCACAGAGACTAGACATTTTCCCTAAACTACATGATTTATTATACCAGATCATTTTCAGCTTCCAGAGTGAATAAATTAATTCCACTTTGATGCTAAACCTGAGGCAGAGAGAtaagaagaaaaggagaaaaaaagacagacacatTAGATACAACAGCcccaaacagaaaaacatctcATCTTCTTCAACACACCCAACAAGTATAAATATACTCCTGTGAATAGATAAAGAACACAGAACAAAGCAAGCTGAGCACTGAGCAGACTGTCCATCCCTAGAAACATTAACAATCAGTAAACAGTTTGGAATCTtatgtgtctgcctgtctctggaCACCAGTGATACTGTGTCCTCTCCTACACCTCTCCAAGCACAAAGTCAGGAAGAAACATACGCCAGTCATCCATGCTGTGACTAGCCCAGGGTGCCCAGCACACAGCAGGAAGTGACGTGTTTTAGTGACTGTTTTTGCACTTCCTGTCTTTAACTAGAGCTGAGAAAGGCAGCAGATGTCAAATCTGATCCGTTCCACCATTCCTAACTTATCACAAGACTCTAAGAAAGAACTTGATACAGCAGATGGGCAGAAACTGAAATGCATTGAACAGCTTTACCTGTAGATAATGCACTGAGCTGCCAGTTTATTAggcaagtcaaatttatttatatagcactttttacagcacACAAGTCATCACAAAGCAATTTTACAAATCTATGGGTCCAggtccctaatgagcaagctaCTAGCAACAGTGGAAAGGAAAAGCTCCCTAGGTGGATTAAGAAAGTGTAACAGGGCTCAAACGCTGGTCAGATAGATGAGAACACCAACACTCTATAGGGTGAGCTGTCACACTTTAATGATGGGAGgcctgtgtgcaaaacagttagatcttagaacaggtaaaacaagaaaataaaaaaataaataaaaaaaaaaaaaacccacacaacaAAGGTGAAGAATTGAACCCCGGCCGCTTTGTTGTGAGGCAAACAAGCTTCCGCTAGACTGCGGCAGCCATTACGCAA
Encoded here:
- the LOC113580629 gene encoding zinc finger protein 516 isoform X3 — its product is MNPRFRAADSPSLLHAEPDRSVAYDCTVCGRSFSFLSSLSQHMRRHTGSRPYKCPYCPHRASQKGNLKVHIRTHKLSMLISPSLQEEEVGDNGNTKLGVNEGLEATPTKSISTYKGEMNGKTFGRSLKREKRRVMQWLRCRLCGHEAQREDQLLSHIEKVHITTDPEQCGSLAEAEGEDEGESIFTCELCSKSFSQASLLQVHRRKHCTPCHSCSVCGRSFSQVWFLKSHMRTHSKSRALAHGRPTTQYQLLTNGVSQDPETTTDPGSTCLYELCTECGHIFHSRESLKVHIQVHNLSRAGQKQCDQTPSENDHQSPAAKRSFMEYLFLQPVVNTEKGDNESSRLGYRVTELNPVCSVQAWQLATRGHLIKSVSGSEASTSADMLDQGAPWLLIPKGPERRQGRRNSMGGSGNSTAESPKLLSDTEYLPCSRVARRSSNIKPSECFECGKVFRNRRRLSVHIRTHRRDSRSSGGEADSGSPSPSSTSTCSTQRLGERAANSRAAKSTQQLATEEKLCTCSQCDYITTTSSDFLLHVHCMHPCSVAVLGNGCPSLSPHTIGDTTASFSRMKNDLLHRPASCPEILAAPTAQPACTAHPQAPIQSAHTPADMETAEARRAAQSGAEIQEQALDLCMCLDGGRASLTPSAVQGVLPCHQCCYCSYSTCWLEVLWMHQSIAHRISSSTVTPCWAPRKMSRRTKEGFLVGRRTGPPPALDGKECPPLAMVARSQRTSSPAANQNPTAQRSLHMSSQIAGQASPGEPNGVEIEPNREGIYIRSLEKISGNRATSAYT
- the LOC113580629 gene encoding zinc finger protein 516 isoform X1, which encodes MNPRFRAADSPSLLHAEPDRSVAYDCTVCGRSFSFLSSLSQHMRRHTGSRPYKCPYCPHRASQKGNLKVHIRTHKLSMLISPSLQEEEVGDNGNTKLGVNEGLEATPTKSISTYKGEMNGKTFGRSLKREKRRVMQWLRCRLCGHEAQREDQLLSHIEKVHITTDPEQCGSLAEAEGEDEGESIFTCELCSKSFSQASLLQVHRRKHCTPCHSCSVCGRSFSQVWFLKSHMRTHSKSRALAHGRPTTQYQLLTNGVSQDPETTTDPGSTCLYELCTECGHIFHSRESLKVHIQVHNLSRAGQKQCDQTPSENDHQSPAAKRSFMEYLFLQPVVNTEKGDNESSRLGYRVTELNPVCSVQAWQLATRGHLIKSVSGSEASTSADMLDQGAPWLLIPKGPERRQGRRNSMGGSGNSTAESPKLLSDTEYLPCSRVARRSSNIKPSECFECGKVFRNRRRLSVHIRTHRRDSRSSGGEADSGSPSPSSTSTCSTQRLGERAANSRAAKSTQQLATEEKLCTCSQCDYITTTSSDFLLHVHCMHPCSVAVLGNGCPSLSPHTIGDTTASFSRMKNDLLHRPASCPEILAAPTAQPACTAHPQAPIQSAHTPADMETAEARRAAQSGAEIQEQALDLCMCLDGGRASLTPSAVQGVLPCHQCCYCSYSTCWLEVLWMHQSIAHRISSSTVTPCWAPRKMSRRTKEGFLVGRRTGPPPALDGKECPPLAMVARSQRTSSPAANQNPTAQRSLHMSSQIAGQASPGEPNGVSRTQESEEKHRGISRAQAESHSGLGSVGVQVGLGSAKVLEKSSIVQASGFNIESIKPCKAGFPKNPCYIQSTNAPQEGTVDVALLSQKQDPKMPDASMDILSFLKQCNSHDPAALYHSWSSGKLQLPHRGGDRAQQRGYIHQEFGKDFRQSSHLCIHMRSHTGETQPCLKHQPEDPSAGCTLCAL
- the LOC113580629 gene encoding zinc finger protein 516 isoform X2 → MNPRFRAADSPSLLHAEPDRSVAYDCTVCGRSFSFLSSLSQHMRRHTGSRPYKCPYCPHRASQKGNLKVHIRTHKLSMLISPSLQEEEVGDNGNTKLGVNEGLEATPTKSISTYKGEMNGKTFGRSLKREKRRVMQWLRCRLCGHEAQREDQLLSHIEKVHITTDPEQCGSLAEAEGEDEGESIFTCELCSKSFSQASLLQVHRRKHCTPCHSCSVCGRSFSQVWFLKSHMRTHSKSRALAHGRPTTQYQLLTNGVSQDPETTTDPGSTCLYELCTECGHIFHSRESLKVHIQVHNLSRAGQKQCDQTPSENDHQSPAAKRSFMEYLFLQPVVNTEKGDNESSRLGYRVTELNPVCSVQAWQLATRGHLIKSVSGSEASTSADMLDQGAPWLLIPKGPERRQGRRNSMGGSGNSTAESPKLLSDTEYLPCSRVARRSSNIKPSECFECGKVFRNRRRLSVHIRTHRRDSRSSGGEADSGSPSPSSTSTCSTQRLGERAANSRAAKSTQQLATEEKLCTCSQCDYITTTSSDFLLHVHCMHPCSVAVLGNGCPSLSPHTIGDTTASFSRMKNDLLHRPASCPEILAAPTAQPACTAHPQAPIQSAHTPADMETAEARRAAQSGAEIQEQALDLCMCLDGGRASLTPSAVQGVLPCHQCCYCSYSTCWLEVLWMHQSIAHRISSSTVTPCWAPRKMSRRTKEGFLVGRRTGPPPALDGKECPPLAMVARSQRTSSPAANQNPTAQRSLHMSSQIAGQASPGEPNGVSRTQESEEKHRGISRAQAESHSGLGSVGVQVGLGSAKVLEKSSIVQASGFNIESIKPCKAGFPKNPCYIQSTNAPQEGTVDVALLSQKQDPKMPDASMDILSFLKQCNSHDPAALYHSWSSGKLQLPHRDFNSLSDEQVEIEPNREGIYIRSLEKISGNRATSAYT